Proteins from a single region of Hymenobacter aquaticus:
- a CDS encoding CaiB/BaiF CoA transferase family protein has protein sequence MPFSSSVDSDAAPLPFAELLVLELASVLAGPQVGQFFAELGATVLKVEAPAGDVTRTWKTSAEPAATDVSAYFSCANWGKQSIVADLTTAAGLARVRELAARADVVIASYKPGDAEKLGVDYDQLRTLNPRLIYAHLTGYGPESARAGYDAVLQAEAGFMYLNAQPGQEPQKMPVALIDLLAAHQLKEGLLTALYHRACTGQGSLLRVSLLDSALASLANQAATWLVTSHDPKPLGSGHPSIVPYGTVYRAGNGRSLVLAVGADRQFRHLCAALERPEWAADARFGTNEARVAHRAALETLLQQRIGEVDGDTLLRELEQLGVPAGAVRTVGEALTLESGRQMLLPAAGGGFAGLRTVAFRSSAWPLAPTLSPPPHLGEQPGDGGVAGKELGR, from the coding sequence ATGCCCTTTTCCAGTTCTGTCGATTCCGATGCCGCGCCCTTGCCCTTTGCCGAGCTGCTGGTGCTGGAGCTGGCCAGCGTGCTGGCCGGCCCCCAGGTCGGGCAGTTTTTTGCCGAGCTGGGCGCCACGGTGCTCAAGGTGGAAGCCCCGGCCGGCGACGTGACCCGCACCTGGAAAACCAGCGCCGAACCGGCCGCCACCGACGTGTCGGCCTATTTCAGCTGCGCCAACTGGGGCAAGCAGTCCATCGTCGCGGACCTGACCACGGCCGCGGGCCTGGCCCGGGTGCGGGAGCTGGCCGCCCGCGCCGACGTGGTCATTGCCAGCTACAAGCCCGGCGACGCGGAAAAGCTCGGTGTCGACTACGACCAGCTGCGCACGTTGAACCCGCGGCTGATCTACGCCCACCTGACCGGCTACGGCCCCGAGTCGGCCCGGGCCGGCTACGACGCGGTGCTGCAGGCCGAAGCCGGGTTTATGTACCTGAATGCCCAGCCCGGCCAGGAACCGCAGAAAATGCCCGTCGCCCTGATTGACCTGCTGGCCGCCCACCAGCTCAAGGAAGGCCTGCTGACGGCTCTCTACCACCGGGCCTGCACCGGCCAGGGCAGCCTGCTGCGGGTGTCGCTGCTGGATAGCGCCTTGGCGTCGTTGGCCAACCAGGCCGCCACCTGGCTCGTGACCAGCCACGACCCCAAGCCCCTGGGCTCGGGCCACCCCAGCATTGTGCCCTACGGCACGGTGTACCGGGCCGGCAACGGCCGCAGCCTGGTGCTGGCCGTCGGGGCCGACCGGCAGTTTCGGCACCTCTGTGCCGCCCTGGAGCGGCCGGAGTGGGCAGCGGATGCGCGGTTCGGGACCAACGAGGCCCGGGTAGCGCACCGTGCCGCGCTGGAAACCCTGTTGCAGCAGCGCATCGGGGAAGTGGACGGCGATACGCTGCTGCGGGAGCTGGAGCAGCTGGGCGTGCCGGCCGGGGCGGTGCGCACGGTGGGGGAGGCTCTGACGCTGGAATCGGGGCGGCAGATGCTGCTGCCGGCGGCGGGCGGCGGCTTCGCGGGGCTGCGCACGGTGGCTTTCCGGAGCAGCGCCTGGCCGCTGGCGCCGACGTTGTCGCCTCCGCCGCATTTGGGCGAGCAGCCGGGCGACGGGGGCGTGGCGGGCAAGGAATTAGGCCGGTAG
- the trpS gene encoding tryptophan--tRNA ligase, with protein MSRILTGIQSTGRPHLGNLLGAILPAIELSKSAANESLYFIADLHSLTTVRDAELLRQNTYAVAAAWLACGFDTEKNLFYRQSDVPQVTELTWYLSCFTPYPMLANAHSFKDKSDRLSDVNAGLFTYPVLMAADILLYDADIVPVGKDQIQHLEIARDIASTFNNRYGETFVLPQARVDEQLMTIPGLDGQKMSKSYGNIIDIFQDDKALLKTIRGIISDSTPLEEPKNPDTDTTFKLFSLLASPAEVEEMRQNYLRGGYGYGHAKTALYEVIRTHFAQEREQFNFYINNLPEIDKRLAEGARKAQAYGSEVLNKVREKVGYGKR; from the coding sequence ATGTCCCGCATTCTTACCGGCATTCAGAGCACCGGCCGGCCCCACCTGGGCAACCTGCTCGGCGCTATTCTGCCCGCCATCGAGCTGTCGAAATCGGCGGCCAATGAGTCGCTCTACTTCATTGCCGACCTGCACTCCCTGACCACCGTGCGCGACGCCGAGCTGCTGCGCCAGAACACCTACGCGGTGGCCGCCGCCTGGCTGGCCTGCGGCTTCGACACGGAGAAAAACCTGTTCTACCGCCAGTCGGACGTGCCGCAGGTGACGGAGCTGACCTGGTATCTGTCGTGCTTCACGCCCTACCCGATGCTGGCCAACGCCCACTCGTTCAAAGACAAGTCGGACCGGCTCTCGGACGTGAATGCGGGTTTGTTTACCTACCCCGTGCTCATGGCGGCCGACATTCTGCTCTACGACGCCGACATCGTACCGGTGGGCAAAGACCAGATTCAGCACCTGGAAATTGCCCGCGACATTGCCAGCACCTTCAACAACCGCTACGGCGAAACCTTCGTGCTGCCCCAGGCCCGCGTCGATGAGCAGCTGATGACCATTCCCGGCCTCGACGGGCAGAAGATGAGCAAGAGCTACGGCAACATCATCGACATCTTCCAGGACGACAAGGCCCTGCTCAAAACCATCCGCGGCATCATCTCGGACAGCACCCCGCTGGAGGAGCCCAAAAACCCCGATACCGACACCACGTTCAAGCTGTTCTCGTTGCTGGCTTCCCCGGCTGAGGTGGAAGAAATGCGCCAGAACTACCTGCGCGGCGGCTACGGCTACGGCCACGCCAAAACGGCCCTCTACGAGGTTATCCGCACCCATTTCGCCCAGGAGCGGGAGCAGTTCAACTTCTACATCAACAACCTGCCCGAAATAGACAAGCGCCTGGCCGAAGGCGCCCGCAAAGCCCAGGCCTACGGCAGCGAAGTCCTGAACAAAGTCCGCGAAAAAGTAGGCTACGGGAAAAGGTAA
- a CDS encoding queuosine precursor transporter: MNTFAHKKTQLYLVLSGIFIVNALLAEIIGVKIFSLEPLIGRPDNLTAGVLIWPVVFVTTDIINEYFGKEGVLRVSYLTAGLILFAFLVIYATTKLPPAAFWLEVNGQDPQGQPINIDFAYQMIFRQGLGIIAGSLTAFAIGQVLDATVFQVLRRATKGRYVWLRATGSTLVSQLVDSFVVLFVAFYVFGNWSFDQVLDVANTNYWYKFAAAILLTPVLYLAHFLIDRYLGPEETVELQQEAAADVSV; encoded by the coding sequence TTGAATACTTTCGCCCACAAGAAAACGCAGCTCTACCTGGTACTGAGCGGCATTTTTATTGTCAATGCCCTGCTGGCCGAAATTATCGGGGTCAAGATCTTTTCGCTGGAGCCCCTCATTGGCCGCCCCGATAACCTGACGGCGGGCGTGCTGATCTGGCCGGTGGTATTCGTCACCACGGACATCATCAACGAATACTTCGGCAAGGAAGGCGTGCTGCGGGTGAGCTACCTCACGGCCGGCCTGATTCTGTTTGCTTTCCTGGTCATTTACGCCACTACCAAGCTGCCCCCGGCGGCTTTCTGGCTCGAGGTGAACGGCCAGGACCCCCAGGGCCAGCCCATCAACATCGACTTTGCCTACCAGATGATTTTCCGGCAGGGCCTGGGCATCATTGCCGGCTCGCTCACGGCCTTTGCCATCGGGCAGGTGCTCGATGCCACCGTGTTTCAGGTGCTGCGCCGCGCCACCAAAGGCCGCTACGTGTGGCTGCGCGCCACTGGCTCGACCCTCGTCTCGCAGCTCGTCGACAGCTTCGTGGTGTTGTTCGTGGCATTTTACGTGTTCGGCAACTGGAGCTTCGACCAGGTGCTGGACGTGGCCAACACCAACTACTGGTACAAATTCGCCGCCGCCATTCTGCTCACCCCCGTGCTCTACCTGGCCCACTTCCTGATCGACCGGTACCTGGGCCCGGAAGAAACCGTGGAGCTGCAGCAGGAAGCCGCCGCCGACGTCAGCGTGTAA
- a CDS encoding ribonuclease Z: MEFELKILGSASATPFLNRHHTAQVLTVGNQSYLIDCGEGTQRRLVEYKVRHQRLHTIFISHLHGDHFFGLFGLLSTMHLQGRTEPVQLFGPAGLDEILTTQFRYSHTQLSFDLQFTAVDPDQHALVYEDRLLTVHTLPMRHRIPCCGYLFREKPKRRHLDKSRLPEGLTPAQLSGLAQGEDLVDDAGTLLLSNTDVTTAPNHSRSYAFCSDTLYTESLAELVHDVDLLYHEATFLDDMRERAATTHHSTARQAGLFASKAQARRLLIGHFSSRYRDLEPLLREAQAVFEPVELATEGKTISIPE; encoded by the coding sequence TTGGAGTTTGAGTTGAAAATCCTGGGGAGTGCCTCGGCCACGCCCTTCCTCAATCGGCACCACACCGCGCAGGTGCTCACGGTGGGCAACCAGTCGTACCTGATTGACTGCGGCGAAGGCACCCAGCGCCGCCTGGTGGAATACAAGGTGCGGCACCAGCGCCTGCACACCATTTTTATTTCCCACCTGCACGGCGACCATTTCTTCGGGCTGTTTGGGCTCTTGAGCACCATGCACCTGCAGGGCCGCACCGAGCCGGTGCAGCTCTTCGGCCCCGCCGGCCTCGACGAGATTCTGACCACGCAGTTTCGCTATTCCCACACCCAGCTGTCGTTCGACTTGCAGTTTACCGCCGTCGACCCCGACCAGCATGCCCTGGTGTATGAAGACCGCCTGCTGACGGTGCATACGCTGCCCATGCGGCACCGCATTCCGTGCTGCGGCTACCTGTTCCGGGAAAAGCCCAAGCGCCGCCACCTCGACAAAAGCCGTCTGCCCGAAGGCCTCACGCCCGCTCAGCTCAGCGGCCTGGCCCAGGGCGAAGACCTGGTAGACGACGCCGGCACCCTGCTGCTCAGCAACACCGACGTTACCACCGCCCCCAACCACTCGCGCAGCTACGCCTTCTGCTCGGATACGCTCTACACCGAAAGCCTGGCCGAGCTGGTGCACGACGTGGACCTGCTCTACCACGAAGCCACCTTTCTGGACGACATGCGCGAGCGGGCCGCTACCACCCACCACTCCACGGCCCGGCAGGCGGGCCTGTTTGCAAGCAAGGCCCAGGCCCGCCGCCTGCTGATCGGGCACTTCTCCTCGCGCTACCGCGACCTGGAGCCGCTGCTGCGCGAAGCCCAGGCCGTGTTTGAGCCGGTGGAGCTGGCTACCGAGGGCAAAACCATCAGTATTCCGGAGTAG
- a CDS encoding STAS domain-containing protein has translation MKYSIDKKETYTIITIDEKKLDTTVAPDLKSEFVKLNAEGINNLILDLGNVKYTDSSGLSSILIANRLCNSTGGLLVLTGLQDHVMKLITISKLESVLHILPTVEEGIDRIFLHAIERDLTSKE, from the coding sequence ATGAAGTACTCGATTGATAAAAAGGAAACTTACACGATTATCACCATTGACGAGAAGAAGCTCGACACCACTGTAGCTCCGGATCTGAAATCGGAATTCGTGAAGCTGAATGCTGAAGGCATCAATAACCTGATCCTGGATCTGGGCAACGTAAAGTACACCGACTCGTCGGGCCTCAGCTCCATCCTGATTGCCAACCGTCTGTGCAACTCGACCGGCGGCCTGCTGGTGCTCACCGGCCTGCAAGACCACGTGATGAAGCTCATTACCATCTCCAAGCTCGAGTCGGTGCTGCACATTCTGCCCACCGTGGAAGAAGGCATTGACCGGATCTTCCTGCACGCCATCGAGCGGGACCTGACCAGCAAAGAATAG
- a CDS encoding DUF4198 domain-containing protein produces MIRVLQLVALALLLFTGNAWAHEFWLLPARFFVTPGEKINLHVFVGGNFTGTRWLGKSSRLTSFVHYSPTDTTDLTALATRADTLSTSVELLQPGVHLLAFSTNNAFLELDAPKFNAYLQENGLERIAALRQQRGEADKPGREAYRRCAKTLVQVGSGSTGALPAYAWHTGQPLEIVPEQNPYSLPADAALTCLILYRGQPLPAALVQVWQRAPGQPTRLSQLHANKNGRVLFRLNTPGNYMVSSVYMEPAADHKAADWQSTWATLTFGIAGRRLK; encoded by the coding sequence GTGATACGCGTCCTGCAATTGGTGGCTCTGGCACTGCTGTTATTTACGGGCAATGCCTGGGCCCACGAATTTTGGTTGTTGCCGGCTCGTTTTTTTGTCACGCCGGGCGAAAAAATCAACCTGCACGTTTTTGTGGGCGGAAATTTTACCGGAACCCGTTGGCTGGGCAAGTCCAGCCGCCTGACCAGCTTTGTGCACTACTCCCCCACCGACACCACCGACTTAACCGCCCTGGCTACCCGCGCCGACACGCTAAGCACCAGCGTCGAGCTGCTCCAGCCCGGGGTGCACCTGCTGGCTTTCAGTACCAACAACGCTTTTCTGGAACTGGACGCGCCCAAGTTCAACGCCTACCTGCAAGAGAATGGCTTAGAGCGAATTGCTGCCCTGCGCCAGCAGCGCGGCGAAGCCGACAAGCCCGGCCGGGAGGCCTACCGGCGCTGCGCCAAAACGCTGGTGCAGGTGGGCTCGGGCAGCACCGGCGCCCTGCCCGCCTACGCCTGGCATACCGGGCAGCCGCTGGAAATTGTTCCCGAACAAAACCCGTATTCCCTGCCCGCCGATGCCGCCCTCACCTGCCTGATTCTGTACCGGGGCCAGCCCCTGCCGGCTGCGCTGGTGCAGGTGTGGCAGCGCGCCCCCGGCCAGCCCACGCGCCTAAGCCAGCTGCACGCCAACAAAAACGGCCGGGTGCTGTTTCGCCTTAACACGCCGGGCAACTACATGGTAAGTTCGGTGTATATGGAGCCGGCGGCCGACCACAAAGCGGCCGATTGGCAAAGTACCTGGGCCACGCTCACCTTTGGAATAGCTGGCCGGCGCCTGAAATAA
- a CDS encoding glycosyltransferase, translated as MQVPLPTPEAISPDALLVEVAWEVCNQVGGIYTVIRSKVPATVLGWDDRYCLLGPYFAAQAQSEFEPLEDYAFERLPTDDPFAAAVRQMRAQGYEVHYGHWLVTGKPRVVLINPYQAYDRLGQIKADLWNHHGIPTPDNDDLLHQVEAFGHQAKHFLQLLAEAVVPPKRVIAHFHEWMTGVAIPDLRREQVPLHIVFTTHATLLGRYLAMNDPNFYDHLMQVNWAAEAVHFNIETAVRIERAAAHGSHVFTTVSELTVRECIYLLDRIPDAVLPNGLNIERFVALHEFQNLHQQYKSKIHEFVMAHFFQSYSFDLDNTLYLFTSGRYEYHNKGFDLTLEALARLNYRLQQSGLEGQVVMFFITKRPFHSINPQVLQSRAILDEVQETCEAIERQVGERLFYAAAASTDHRLPDLDALVDDYWKLRYRRTLQSWKTTNLPPVITHNLVDDAGDDILNFLRRANLVNNQHDRVKIVYHPDFVSPTSPLFGMEYGQFVRGCHLGIFPSYYEPWGYTPLECVARGVPAITSDLSGFGDYVMETVPDHEAKGIYVVKRQEKSFDESAEELTDMLWNFVQLNRRERIMQRNNVESSAELYDWKNLRVHYDRAYALALERQ; from the coding sequence ATGCAAGTTCCGCTCCCCACCCCCGAAGCCATTTCGCCCGACGCGCTGCTCGTGGAAGTTGCCTGGGAAGTCTGCAATCAGGTCGGCGGCATCTACACCGTGATTCGCTCGAAAGTGCCGGCTACGGTGCTGGGCTGGGACGACCGGTATTGCCTGCTGGGCCCCTACTTTGCCGCTCAGGCCCAGAGCGAGTTTGAGCCCCTGGAAGACTACGCCTTCGAGCGGCTGCCCACCGACGACCCGTTTGCCGCCGCCGTGCGCCAGATGCGGGCCCAGGGCTACGAGGTGCACTACGGCCACTGGCTCGTGACGGGCAAGCCCCGGGTGGTGCTCATCAACCCCTACCAGGCCTACGACCGGCTGGGCCAGATCAAGGCCGACCTGTGGAACCACCACGGCATCCCGACGCCCGACAATGACGACCTGCTCCACCAGGTGGAGGCCTTTGGCCACCAGGCCAAGCACTTTCTGCAGCTGCTGGCCGAGGCCGTGGTGCCGCCCAAGCGCGTCATTGCCCACTTTCACGAGTGGATGACCGGCGTGGCCATTCCGGATCTGCGGCGCGAGCAGGTGCCCTTGCACATCGTGTTTACCACGCACGCCACGCTGCTGGGCCGCTACCTGGCCATGAATGACCCCAACTTCTACGACCACCTGATGCAGGTGAACTGGGCCGCGGAAGCCGTGCATTTCAACATCGAAACCGCCGTGCGCATCGAGCGGGCCGCCGCCCACGGCTCCCACGTGTTTACCACCGTGAGCGAGCTGACCGTGCGCGAGTGCATCTACCTGCTCGACCGGATTCCGGACGCGGTGCTGCCCAACGGCCTGAATATCGAGCGGTTTGTGGCCTTGCACGAGTTTCAGAACCTGCACCAGCAGTATAAGTCCAAGATTCACGAGTTCGTGATGGCCCATTTCTTCCAGAGCTACTCGTTTGATCTGGACAACACGCTCTACCTCTTCACCTCGGGCCGCTACGAGTACCACAACAAGGGCTTCGACCTGACCCTGGAGGCCCTGGCCCGGCTGAATTACCGCCTGCAACAAAGCGGACTGGAAGGCCAGGTGGTCATGTTTTTCATCACCAAGCGCCCCTTCCACAGCATCAATCCGCAGGTGCTGCAGAGCCGGGCCATTCTGGATGAGGTGCAGGAAACCTGCGAGGCCATCGAGCGGCAGGTGGGCGAGCGGCTGTTCTACGCCGCCGCCGCCAGCACCGACCACCGCCTGCCCGACCTCGACGCCCTAGTCGATGACTACTGGAAGCTGCGCTACCGCCGCACCTTGCAAAGCTGGAAAACGACGAACCTGCCCCCGGTCATCACCCACAACCTGGTGGACGACGCGGGCGACGACATCCTGAACTTTCTGCGCCGCGCCAACCTGGTCAACAACCAGCACGACCGGGTCAAAATCGTGTACCACCCCGACTTCGTGTCGCCCACCTCGCCCCTGTTCGGCATGGAGTACGGGCAGTTCGTGCGCGGCTGTCACCTGGGCATTTTCCCGAGCTACTACGAGCCCTGGGGCTACACTCCGCTCGAGTGCGTGGCCCGGGGGGTGCCGGCCATTACCTCCGATCTGTCGGGCTTCGGCGACTACGTGATGGAAACCGTGCCCGACCACGAGGCCAAGGGTATTTACGTGGTCAAGCGCCAGGAAAAGAGCTTCGACGAGTCGGCCGAGGAGTTGACCGACATGCTCTGGAACTTCGTGCAGCTCAACCGCCGGGAGCGAATCATGCAGCGCAACAACGTGGAAAGCTCGGCCGAGCTCTACGACTGGAAAAACCTGCGCGTGCACTACGACCGGGCCTACGCCCTGGCCCTGGAACGGCAGTAA
- a CDS encoding alpha-amylase family glycosyl hydrolase produces the protein MPETDLPSAPALQAGMGAIPHTSGTTFRVWAPNADAVAVVGPFNDWNPKQHPLTHEADGYWATDIADLAPGTEYKFWLRAGDGELTRHDPYAREVTHSAGNSVVPNHAFDWADDQFQMPAWNELVIYELHVGTFNAPDPSRPGTFLDVVEKLDYLRGLGINAIEIMPPTEFPGGRSWGYNPAHPFALETDYGGPQAFKELVKQAHRHGIAVILDVVYNHFGPGDLDLWQFDGWQENDGGGIYFYNDWRAETPWGHNRPDYGRPEVRRYIRDNALMWLEDYRVDGLRCDSISHIRNVDGSNDPARDLPEGWSLMKWINEEIQEKMPWKITIAEDLQGNPYITRATTDEGQGFSAQWDAAFVNILRDALTTPHDADRNLAAVAETLAQTYNGDAFQRIIYTESHDEVANGKSRVTEEIMPGDAHSWFPKKRATLGAALVFTAPGIPMMFQGQEMLADGYFSDDQPLEWAHAEQHAGLVHLYRDLIRLRRNLDGHTRGLLGQHTEVFHVNEADKILAFRRWDQGGAGDETIIVANFADQTHPAYAVGLPAGGHWRVRFNSDWEGYDEEFGNFESLDTEATEGEYDGLPFHATFGLAPYSVLIISQEAQ, from the coding sequence ATGCCCGAAACTGACCTACCCTCCGCTCCCGCGCTGCAAGCCGGCATGGGCGCCATTCCACACACCAGCGGCACTACCTTCCGCGTCTGGGCGCCCAACGCCGATGCCGTTGCCGTCGTGGGCCCCTTCAACGACTGGAACCCCAAGCAACACCCCCTGACCCACGAAGCCGACGGCTACTGGGCCACCGACATTGCCGACCTTGCGCCCGGCACCGAGTACAAATTCTGGCTCCGCGCCGGCGACGGTGAGCTAACCCGCCACGACCCCTACGCCCGGGAAGTAACCCACTCGGCCGGCAACTCGGTGGTGCCCAACCACGCCTTCGACTGGGCCGACGACCAGTTTCAGATGCCGGCCTGGAACGAGCTGGTGATTTACGAGCTGCACGTGGGCACCTTCAACGCCCCCGACCCCAGCCGCCCCGGCACCTTCCTCGACGTGGTGGAAAAGCTCGACTACCTGCGCGGACTGGGCATCAACGCCATTGAGATTATGCCGCCCACCGAGTTTCCCGGTGGCCGCAGCTGGGGCTACAACCCGGCCCACCCCTTTGCCCTGGAAACCGACTACGGCGGACCGCAGGCGTTCAAGGAGCTGGTCAAGCAGGCCCACCGCCACGGCATTGCCGTCATTCTGGACGTGGTGTACAACCACTTCGGCCCCGGCGACCTGGACCTCTGGCAGTTCGACGGCTGGCAGGAAAACGACGGCGGCGGCATTTACTTCTACAACGACTGGCGCGCCGAAACGCCCTGGGGCCACAACCGCCCCGACTACGGCCGCCCCGAAGTGCGCCGCTACATTCGCGACAATGCCCTGATGTGGCTCGAAGACTACCGCGTGGACGGCCTGCGCTGCGACTCCATCTCCCACATCCGCAACGTGGACGGCTCCAACGACCCCGCCCGCGACCTGCCCGAGGGCTGGAGCCTGATGAAGTGGATCAATGAGGAAATCCAGGAGAAAATGCCCTGGAAAATCACCATTGCCGAGGACTTGCAGGGCAACCCCTACATCACCCGGGCCACCACCGACGAGGGCCAGGGCTTTTCGGCCCAGTGGGATGCCGCCTTCGTCAACATCCTGCGCGACGCCCTGACCACGCCCCACGACGCGGACCGCAACCTCGCGGCCGTGGCCGAAACCTTGGCCCAGACCTATAACGGCGACGCCTTCCAGCGCATCATCTACACCGAGTCGCACGATGAGGTAGCCAACGGCAAGTCGCGGGTAACCGAGGAAATCATGCCCGGCGACGCCCACAGCTGGTTTCCGAAGAAGCGCGCCACCCTCGGGGCGGCCCTGGTCTTTACCGCGCCCGGCATCCCGATGATGTTTCAGGGCCAGGAAATGCTGGCCGACGGCTACTTCTCCGACGACCAGCCCCTGGAGTGGGCGCACGCCGAGCAGCACGCCGGCCTGGTGCACCTCTACCGCGACCTGATCCGGCTGCGCCGCAACCTCGACGGCCATACCCGCGGCCTGCTGGGCCAGCACACGGAGGTATTCCACGTGAATGAGGCCGACAAAATCCTGGCTTTCCGCCGCTGGGACCAGGGCGGGGCCGGCGACGAAACTATCATCGTGGCCAACTTCGCCGACCAGACCCACCCGGCCTACGCCGTGGGCCTGCCGGCCGGCGGCCACTGGCGGGTGCGCTTCAACAGCGACTGGGAAGGCTACGACGAGGAGTTCGGCAACTTCGAAAGCCTGGATACCGAGGCCACCGAGGGCGAATACGACGGGCTGCCCTTCCACGCCACGTTTGGCCTGGCCCCGTATTCGGTGCTGATTATTTCGCAGGAAGCTCAGTAG
- a CDS encoding DUF6960 family protein, whose protein sequence is MPRPKPVTYGLYSWTPDFGFRYIHPANRRTFEWLEPMGKLFEKIDETDDWILLRYDEQQFKVSGELFNELHDKPPFSFGDLVEETNPEPGRPPHRGLISDVYWDEAQHRARFQLVEKKRKVKRVFEAEELRLS, encoded by the coding sequence ATGCCCCGTCCCAAACCCGTCACCTACGGCCTGTATTCCTGGACGCCCGATTTCGGCTTCCGCTACATTCACCCCGCCAACCGCCGCACCTTCGAGTGGCTGGAGCCGATGGGTAAGCTGTTCGAGAAAATCGACGAAACCGACGACTGGATTCTGCTGCGCTACGACGAGCAGCAGTTTAAAGTCAGCGGCGAACTGTTCAACGAGTTGCACGACAAGCCCCCGTTCAGCTTCGGCGACCTGGTGGAGGAAACCAACCCCGAGCCCGGCCGGCCCCCGCACCGCGGCCTGATTTCGGACGTGTACTGGGACGAGGCCCAGCACCGCGCCCGGTTTCAGCTGGTCGAGAAAAAGCGCAAAGTAAAACGCGTGTTCGAAGCCGAGGAGCTGCGGCTGAGTTAA
- a CDS encoding YfcC family protein: MKTLRFPHPLVLLLGFILLATLLSYVLPAGEFARHADAATGRDVVVPGSYHAVPATPVSLAEAMVAIPKGMADAAAVIFFVFLAGGTFTVVDQTGALHRGVDWLLSKLRSRQVLVIPIVSLLFATMGVLENMQEEIIPLIPVLLVLMRRLGYPVITAAAVSIGAAAVGASFSPLNPFQVGIAQKLAQLPLLSGAGFRLAFLALALLIWIGGTMRYAANHRVAPELLPEEEAPTAGAGRQGLVLLLLLTTFAVFTYGVLKLEWGFEQMAALFFVLGVLAGLVGGLGVNGTAEAFIVGFRDLAFSALLIGFARAIFVVLEQGHIVDTIVNGLSAPLAQLPVTLSALSMIGVHTALHLPVPSVSGQAVLTMPILTPLSDLLGLPRQVTVLAFQYGAGLCEIITPTNGALVAIVAACGARFDAWWKFVLPLYFALLALAAVAIIIGVAIGLS, from the coding sequence ATGAAGACCCTGCGCTTCCCCCACCCGCTCGTGCTGCTGCTCGGGTTTATCCTGCTGGCCACGCTGCTGAGCTACGTGCTGCCCGCCGGCGAATTTGCCCGCCACGCCGATGCCGCCACCGGCCGCGACGTGGTGGTACCCGGCTCCTACCACGCCGTACCCGCCACGCCGGTTTCGCTGGCCGAGGCCATGGTGGCCATTCCCAAGGGCATGGCCGATGCCGCCGCCGTCATCTTCTTCGTGTTTCTGGCCGGCGGCACGTTCACCGTCGTCGACCAGACCGGGGCCCTGCACCGCGGCGTCGACTGGCTGCTGAGCAAATTGCGTAGCCGGCAGGTGCTGGTCATTCCCATTGTTTCCCTGCTGTTTGCCACGATGGGGGTGCTGGAAAACATGCAGGAGGAAATCATTCCGCTGATACCCGTGCTGCTGGTGCTGATGCGCCGCCTGGGCTACCCCGTCATTACGGCGGCGGCCGTGAGCATCGGGGCCGCCGCCGTGGGTGCCTCGTTTAGTCCGCTGAACCCGTTCCAGGTCGGCATTGCCCAGAAGCTGGCCCAGCTGCCGCTGCTCTCGGGCGCGGGGTTCCGGCTGGCATTTCTGGCCCTGGCCCTGCTCATCTGGATTGGGGGCACGATGCGCTACGCGGCCAACCACCGGGTAGCGCCCGAGCTCTTGCCGGAAGAGGAAGCCCCCACGGCCGGCGCGGGCCGGCAGGGCCTGGTGCTGCTGCTGCTGCTGACCACCTTTGCCGTGTTCACCTACGGCGTGCTGAAGCTGGAATGGGGCTTTGAGCAGATGGCCGCCCTGTTTTTCGTGCTGGGCGTGCTGGCCGGCCTGGTGGGCGGACTGGGCGTCAATGGCACGGCCGAGGCCTTCATCGTGGGCTTCCGCGACCTGGCGTTTTCGGCCCTGCTCATCGGCTTTGCCCGCGCCATTTTCGTGGTGCTCGAGCAGGGCCACATCGTCGATACCATCGTCAACGGCCTGTCGGCCCCGCTGGCGCAGCTGCCCGTCACGCTCTCGGCCCTGAGCATGATTGGCGTGCACACGGCCCTGCACCTGCCCGTGCCCAGCGTAAGCGGGCAGGCCGTGCTCACCATGCCCATCCTCACGCCCCTCTCCGACCTGCTGGGTTTGCCGCGCCAGGTCACGGTGCTGGCCTTCCAGTACGGGGCGGGCCTGTGCGAAATCATCACGCCCACCAACGGGGCCCTGGTCGCCATTGTGGCCGCCTGCGGCGCGCGGTTCGACGCGTGGTGGAAATTCGTGCTGCCGCTCTACTTCGCCCTACTAGCCCTGGCCGCCGTAGCCATCATCATCGGCGTCGCCATCGGGCTTTCTTAA